The DNA window CCTTTTCTAGTGTTGAATCTTTTGCTAAACGAGCTATTAATTCACCCAAATCTGAGAAATTAACAGTTGACTTTGTAATTGAATTAAATTGAGTGTTTAATTCAATTACAAGTTCTTTTAAAGATTTTTTTGCTAGAAAGTTTAACGAACTAGGCTTTGCTTCATTAAATCTTTTAACAGCTTTATTTTGATTTTCTTCATGTTCAAATTTAGAATTTGATTCATTTCCTAAAAGTCCAGATAAATTAATTTCATTCATTGGTTTTGCTAATAAATCTCTAATAGAAAAATTAAAGTTTTCATTTGTATTATTTCATAAATAACCTATTCAGTCATTTTTAAATTTCTTTCCCTCTCCAGATACACTAGTTATTTTTTGCATTAGTTCTTTGACAGGACTAGGTAAAATTCCAGGCATTGATACAAGAGCTCCAATTACAGTACTAAATAAACTACCACCATAACTTGAATTTATTCCACCATTTATAATTGATCTTACCATTGCATTTACATAAACTTTGGAAATAATTATATTAATAGATTCTTGTTTCATTGCTATAACTGCAACTTTTGAAAGTAAGCCCATTAAACCATCATTTACATTTTCTGTAAATTGTTTACCTATTGAAAAATTCTTAGAGTTAGTGGCAAATAAAATACCAATATAGTTTTTAAAAACAACTCCATTTAAATCTTCATTTACCATATAGTTTAATTTTTTTAATAACTCTTTAATATCAAGTGAATTGCTATTAAATATCTGACTTCTTTTTTCTTCAATTTTTTCTAAAGTTAATACAGAAGAGGTCATTTCTTCATAACTGAATTGTTCCATATAAACTACTAATGTTCTTACAAATCTAATAATTTCAGCAATGGAATCAATATTTGCAATTAAATCAAGTTTTAATTCAACACTTCCATTCATTAAATTTGAAATATTTTCAGCCAAACTAGATGTTGCACTATCAATATTTTGTTCAACTTCTGCTTGTGTTTCATAAGATAACTTTGTAACATTACCTTTTACTAATTTTTCAACAGCATTTGATAAACCTATCATGCTTGAGTCCAATGCAGTTTGATAATTCATATTTTCATATATTTTATTACTGAAAGCATTTTCTAAAAGTTTTAAATTTTCTTGATTTAAAACTTTTCCCAATGTCTTAAGTAAATCAGGAGAAATAATTGAACTAATCATTGACGGATTACTTGCAACTACTCCTAATAATTGTTGTAAGGTAGTTGGATCTGACATTAATGATAATACTGTGGGTAATGTATTTTTAATAATATCAACTATTCCTTCATCAGCTGCACTTGGGTCCAATACATAATCTTGATAGACATTATCTGATATTTTTAAATCAGATGCTAATAAATCCTTTGTATTAAAATACTTATCTGCTACTTTATAAAATTTATCATTAGATTCAACACCCTCTGAATCATTAAACTCAGTTAATTTTAAAGTTTTTAAATACTCATTTCTTACATTATTTTCCATCATATATTTTGAACTAAAGTGGGTTTCACCATCTGATAATTCCTTTTGATTTAAATAAAGTGATTTTGCATATTGAGACATTAACTTTGATATAGTATCTTGTCTTTCAGCACTTTCAAAATTATCTTCAACTTCATCTGGTTTTTCTTTTTCTGTTGTGTTTTTATTTCCACATGCTACAACTGCTCCTATTGGAGAAGCCATTAACGTAATGGCTCCTATCAAACTTAATAATTTTTTCATTTTAATATTCATCTCTTTTCTTTTTTACTTTTGATTTCATTTTTTTTCAATTTCATTAAAAATAATTTTTTTAGCAAATTGATGTCCGTTTTTTGTTGGATGGACATAATCTAAGAAAAAGAAATCTTCTTCTTTTCCAACATTTTTTTCTTTAACAGTTGCTTTCAATTCAAAATTTGTTATATCAATTCCACTTAAATCTGATGTGGTTGAATCACAAAGCTCTTCTGTAATATTTTTATTTGCTCCGGAATTTTTAAATTCTTGTGTAATTTCACTAAATCTTGTATAAAGGTCAAAAAATAAAATTGAGTCATTATACATTTTATTGGCAATCTTAATAATTTTTGAAATTTCATAATTGAAATCATCACCAATCATTTTAATTATTTCTTTAGTTGCTTGATTTATTTTATAATATCTTGGTATTAAGGTCATATCTGGTGGTGATAAGAAAACAAGTTTTTTTGCACCATTATTTAATAAAGTATACAAAGCATTTTTGATATTTAATAAAGCATTTTGCATTATTTCTTCTCTTTTATTTGAGTTATTAAGATTATCTAAGATTGCAAACATATCATTTCCACCAATTTCAACTAAAAATAAATCATCATCGTGTATTACTTGTTGTTCTACAAGTGCTTGGGCCTGCTTATAAATTCCTGTATTTCCTAATAATAATGAAGTTGCACCCTTTGTTTCATAAGCAGTTGCTCCCCCAACAGAATAATTTTTTCCTCAAACTTTTTGCTGATTTAATTCAATTTCTGGTTTATGAACTAAATTTGAAGATTTAAATTCTTGTGTTGAAAAAGCAAGTTCTTGATTTATAAGAGCTGCTGTGGTTAAACCATTGCTAAATCCACCAATATATTCTCCTGACATTCTAAGATTAATATTAAATTGGTCTTTAACAATAGTTTGTAAACCACCTTGATCACTTAAAGAATCACCTAGTGTAAAGAAATTTGAAAACCCTTTATGTTTTGTTTTATCATCACTTGTATCTTTTGCATTTCTAGTATCAAATTGAGTTCCGATATTTTTATCAAAATCAAAATTAATATCAGTTGCATTTGGTATACAAGCTATTACTGTAGAGCTAGAAACTGTCAATAAACTAATTGATGATAAAGTTAGCAATAATTTTTTCATACTTATTTATTTCCTCTCTTTAAATTGACTATTCAAATAGTTAAAAATGTTGTATAAATTGGTATGACAATTATGATAAACATAAAGAAAATAATAATACCAGCTCTTAATATTTTTATAGTCTCTGTAAAAAATGGATAAGATAATTCTTCATAAGTTACTTTTGTTTTAGGCATATTATTTTCATTTAACTCTTTATTTTTAAAAATACTGTGCCCTAAAATATTTAAACCAAACTTTATATTTTCAATTTGTCGATTTAAAAATCAAACTTTATTATTTACAATCATAGTTCCTAAACTTTTATTAACTTTAATTCCATCTAGTCCTGGACCATCATAATCCATTCATGAATCATAAATTTCTTGGTCAATAATTGTTTGATCTCTTTTTGCTTGTTCATAAAATTGTCAAGAGAATATTTCGTTTAAGCCTTTACTTTTAAAAACTCATTGAATTCCAGCATGAACATAACCATAACTTAAAAATTTTGTAGCAACAGCTTGATCAAATTTAATTAAATCCATTCCCAAATCATATAAATCTATATCTCTTTGATTTTGAATATCATTAGCTCATCTTTTTTCAAATCATTGATTAGAAAAATCAATGTAATTTTCTTTTTTAATAACGTAATTACTATCTTCAAATGAATTTATAGTTGAAAGAGCATCACTTGAATATGCACTTTTAATTGCTGTATTCATTACTTGTTCATAAACTAAATCTTGGCCATCAATTACATACATACCTTTTGGCATTATAGTTTGTATTTGTTTTTCAATACTATTAATAAATTTTTTTGATTCAAGTCCCAATCCTGGAGTTATCATCAAAAAACTAAATATAAATAAAAAAGCAGTTATTGATGATGAAATTATTAATTTTAACTTTATTTTTTTATTAAGAAAATTCTTAAATTTCTGTTTCATTTTAATAAATCCTTTTCTAAATTTCTTATCCTTTTTCACTTAAAAAATAAATTAACTCATAAAGTAAAGTTAATTATTTATCACCTATTTTTCAAATTATCTTTACTTACAAAAAAATAGGCTTACAAAAAATATACTCTTTTAAAAAAGCCTTAACAATTTATTTGAAGGTCTTAAAGGACTTGACTTTTTTTAGTTTTATATATTTTAAAAAAATAAGAAAAAAATAACACTTATAAAAGCCCCATTTTAAAGGACTTTTATAAGTGTTAAAAATTAATAAATATTCTCTTCTATTTTATATAAAAATATTTTAGTATAAAATAAAATCTTTTTATAGAAATATCAAATTTTTAATGCATTTTAAGCTTTTTTTGAACTTAATTTAATAAAAACTAATATAAGTAAATTATTCTAATATTATTTCTTTTATTGTTTATTTAAATATTAAAAAACTCATTTATTTTAAAATGAGTTTGTTTTTTTAACTATTTTATAATTAACTTGGTTTTTTCTTACTTCTTCTTTTTCGTTTTTCATTTTGAATATCTAATTCAACTAATTCCTGAGCTAAAATTCTATTTCTTCTTCAAGGTTCTGGTTTATAATGATAAATTAAAAATGTAATTGCATCTAATAAAAGCATAAATATTACTGGAATAAGTGATATTCCAAGAGCTCCTAAAATTAGATATCAATTATTACTATTGTAACTATTAACTGATGCAAGATTTAGTATCTTTTCATTAAATCCAGGTATAAAAATTACAATTAAATTTACAAGTACTGCTATCATACTTGCAATTCATAATGGTTTATTAATTATTAGATTTATTTTTTTATCTGCTTTTCAATTTGATAACTTTATAAAGTTTGCATAAAAACATGGAGCACAAGTTATTGTTACAAACATAGCTGTTCTTCCAAAATCTCCAATTTCAATTTTTTGTTCAACACTATATTCATTACTTCTTAATGCTTGATGTCAACTTAATGAAGGATTATACTGATCACCCAAAATTTCTTTTAAATAATCCTCAGTTACAAACATCATTCCAAAATAGTATGCTCCAATTGAAGCAATTGTTGTAAATAGAATTATTTTGAATAATGTATATCCTAATCCCTTAAACAATGAATTTTTACCCTTGATTGGTTTAATTTTCATTAAAGTTGGGTCATTTGAACCCATTCCCATTGATAAAGCAATAATAGATTCTACAATTAAATTCATTCATAAAATATTAGTTGCTTCTAATGGAGAAACTGTATTAATTACAGAAAGAATAAAGATTGCTAAAACATTAGCTAAATTAACACCAATAACAAAAGCAATTGCTCTTTTTATCTTTTGATAAACGTTTCTTCCTTCATTAACTCCTTTAATAATTGTTTCAAAGTTATCATCAGTTAAAATAATATCACTTGCTTGTTTAGCAACATCAGTTCCTGTGATACCCATAGCAACACCAATATCTGCTTTACTTAAGCTTGGTGCATCATTTACTCCATCACCTGTCATTGAAACAATATTACCTTTTTGTTTTAAAGCATCTACAATTCTTACTTTATGCTCTGGATTTACTCTTGCAAAAACCTTTATTTGCTCAATTACTCTTAATAATTGTTTGTCATCTAATTGATTTAAGGTATTGCTAGTCATAACCTCATATTCTGAATGAGCTAAATCCAAGTCTCTTGCAATTGCAAGAGCAGTTACAGCATGATCACCTGTAATCATTACAACTTCAATCCCTGCTTCATGTGCAAGTCTAACTGCATTTACTGCAGTTTCTCTAACAGGGTCAATCATCCCAACAGCACCTAAAAAAACCAAATCATGTTCTAAATCACTTTTATCCTTTAATTTATCATAATTTAAATGATATGCAAATGCTAAAACTCTCAGAGCATCTTTTGAAAGTTCATTTGCTGATTCTAATAGTATTTTTTTATCTTCTTCTGTAATATCTCTTACAACATTATCTATCATTATTTTGCTACATCTTTGTAATAGTTGATCAATAGCTCCTTTTGTAAATGCTGTATTTACTTTATTGATTGTGTTTACAGTTGTCATCATTTTTCTTTCACTATCAAAAGGCATTTCATCAATTCTTTGTCAAACATCACGTGAATCTTGTTCATCATAGCCAATAGTTTCTGCAAAATCGACAAGAGCCAATTCTGTTGGATCTCCAATTCTTTCACTACCTTCTGTAACTGAATCATTACATAAAACTAATGCTTTTAAAAATAAATCCATATGATTATCATTTTTTTCTTTGGCATATTCTTTTGAAGCAATAATTTTATTATCCATTATCATTTTTTTAACTGTCATTTTATTTTGGGTTAAAGTTCCAGTTTTATCTGTACAAATAAAGTTAACATTTCCTAAGGTTTCAACTGCTTGAAGTTTTTTAATAATAACATGTTGCTTAACCATTTTTTTAGTACTGATACTTAAAGTAATTGAAACCACAGCAGCTAAACATTCTGGAATAACTCCAATAGCTAAAGTAATTGCTACCATTAAATAATTTGCTCAGGCTTTTTGATCACCACTGAAAAATAAAGTTGTGAAAATTAAAATCGCCAAAATAAAACTTAATCCACTTATTCAATAAGTAAATGAATTTAATTTTTTTTCTAATGGTGTTGATTCTTCTTCATTTTCATTAATTGATTTAGCAATTTTTCCAATTTCAGTTTCAACTCCAGTTTTAATAACCATTCCAATAGCTCTACCAGATGTCGTAAAAGTTGACATAAAAGCTATATTTTTCATTTCAGCTAAAATTGTTGTTGATTCTTTTAAAGCCAAGTGAGTTTTATCAACAGATACTGATTCACCCGTTAGTATTGATTCATCAATACTTAAATCATTTGCTTCAATAATTCTCAACTCAGCAGGTACATATTTTCCAGCTTCTAAAACTACAATATCTCCTGGAACTAACTCTGACGCATCAATTTCTTGTTGCATATCATTTCTAATAACTACCGTTTTTGGCTTAGAAAGCGATTTTAAAGCATCCATTGATTTTCTTGCTTTAATTGTTTGAACCGTTTCTAAAATAGCATCAATTAAAACAATTGAAAAAATAACAATTGCATCAATAAATTCAGATGCTTCAATATGACCTTTATTAGATATTATTGGCGCAATAATTGAAATAACTGCAGCACCCATTAAAACTAATAAAATTGGTTCTACTAAAGTTTTTAGAAATATTAAATATCAAGGTGTTATTTTACCTTTTGGAAGCTCATTTTTACCATACTTTTGTTGTTTTAATGTAACTTCTTCAGTAGTTAGACCTTTTTTTATATTAGTTTCTAATTGTTTTTCAAGTTCTTTATCAGAACCTAAGAGATTTTCATCCATATTTGTTTCCACTTCTTTTATATATATAAAATTATAACAAAAATATAAAATTTTTTATTAAATATTAGATTATAAATTTGTGTATATTGGAAATTTATCACATAAGTCTTTTACTTCTTTTTGCAATATTTTTAAATTCTCTTCACTATGATTTTTTAAAACACTTGCAATAATATTACCAACTTGTTCAAATTCGGCCTCTTTAAAACCTCTTGTAGTCATCGCAGGTGTACCTAATCTAATTCCTGATGTGTGCACTGGTTTTTCTTTATCAAAAGGAATCATATTTTTATTTGATATTATTCCAATTGCTTCTAAAATACTTTCAGCTTCTTTTCCAGTTATTCCAATTGATTCTTTTACTTCTACAATTATTGTATGATTTTCTGTTCCATTGGCTACTAATCTTAAACCATTTTTACTCAAAGTATTTGCTAAATGTTTTGCGTTAATTATAATTTGATTTGCATATTCTTTAAATTCTTCACTATCTGCTTCAAATAAAGCTTGAGTTTTACCTGCTATTTGATTTTCTAAAGGTCCTCCTTGGACACCAGGAAAAACAGTTGAATCTAGTTTTTTTGCAAATTTTTCTTTACAAAGGATTAATCCCCCTCTAGCTCCTCTTAAAGTTTTGTGAGTTGTTGTAGTTACAACATCAGCATATTCACAAGGATTTGGGTGAACTCCCCCAGCAACAAGACCTGCAATATGTGCCATATCAACCATAAAGTAAGCTCCAACACTATCTGCTATTTCTTTAAATCTTTTAAAATCTATTATTTTTGTATAACTACTTGCTCCTGCAAGAATTAATTTTGGTTTGTGTTTTATTGCTAAATCACTAATTTCTTTAAAATCAATTTCTTCTGTTTTTTTATTAACTTTATAAAAAACAAAATTATATAGTTGTCCTGAAAAATTGATAGGATAACCATGAGTTAAATGACCTCCAGCATCAAGACTCATTGAAAGTACTGTATCTCCTGGGTTTATAAGAGTTCTATAAGCAGCTTCATTTGCTTGACTCCCCGAATGTGGTTGAATATTTGCGTGTTCAGCTTTAAATATTTTCTTTGCAAGTTCTATTCCATAAGATTCTATTTCATCAATATAGCGACATCCACCATAGTATCTTTTCCCAGGATAACCTTCAGCATATTTATTTGTCAATACTGAACCAGTCAATTTTAAAACTTCATTTGAAACATAGTTTTCTGATGCAATTAATTCAATGTGATCTTGTTGACGTTTTAATTCTTTTTTTAATGATTCTTCAATTATTGGGCTCATTTTCATAATTTTGTTCTCCTTAAATTTCTATCTATAAAAATAATACTTGAAATATTCATTTTAAGTATTATTTATTTTATAAAAAGTACTTTTTAAATAGTTTTCAGTACTTTTTTTGCAGATATTTTTTCTTCAATTAGTTCATTTAAGTTTATATTAGAAATTTTATTCTGCAACAATCCATAATGAATTTGAACAATATTTAGATTATTAAATATAATTGGTTCTATTTCTTTTTCCACTTTTTTATCAATAAATTTGGAATTATGAATATTTTTAACAATATTCATATTAATTGTTTCAAGAACATTGTTTAAATTTACAAAATCAATAATTTGATATTGTTTATCAATTTCCAATTTTAAGAAATTAATTTTTTCAGAGTTATTTATTTTATTATATTTTTTTATAAGAATTGATGCTTTATCTAGCTGATTTAAGGAAACCATTTTTTTTCCTTTTTCTATTATTTTTTCCTTTTGAAATTCTTCTTTTGAAATTATACTATTTAGTTTTTCTTTTAATTTTATTCACTTTTGAATATTTTTTTCTACTGATTTTATTAATTTTAAAGTATTTTTATCTAAAAGATTTAAGTTCAATTTTAGTTCCTTTTTTAAAGTAATTAATTCATTTTTATTTAAATTTAATTCTAACAATGAGAAAGTTGCTAAATTTTTAAATGTTCTAGCTAATAAAGTTTTTTCACTTGCTCTTTCTTTATAAGTTAACATACTTAAACAAATAGCAAGTGAAATAGAAAATAAACACATTACTAGATAAATTAATCCATTTGTTACTGGGTCGAGTTTTCCTACTCCGTTAAAAACTGGATCAGAAAAGTAACCAATTGCTGCAAAAACTCCTAAACCAGATTGAGACCTTTGTGTAACTCCCATAATATTTGCTATTGCTCCTGCAAAAAATGCAGCAATCGCACCTGATAATAAAGGTCTTTTTTTAGGTAAATTAATTCCATAAAGAATTGGTTCAGTAATTCCTAAAAAACCTGCTGGAAGCATTCCAATTGCTTCTTTTTTCAATTTAGCATTTTGTGTAATAATTATAACTCCAATTAATGCTCCAACTTGCGCTCAAATAGAAATTGATGGTCCTACACCATAAATACTTTGTCCTCCATTTGAAATATGATCTAACATTGTTATCATTCCTAACATACCATGGATTCCAAAAATAACAGCTATTTGTCATATTGCAGTAAAAATACCTACACCAATTCCTAGTGGAATTTTTCCCAAATAAAAGATTAGTGATCCAAATAATGTTTCAATAAAGTTTCACACAATTCCATAGCCAAAAAATGCTAATGGAGAAACCACTATAATTACAATAAATGGTCTAAACATTAATTCCAAAGCAACTGGGATTACTCTTTTTAATCAGGTATCTAGTTTTTTTGCTGTATATATTGCAGCAATTATTACAAATATTTTTGTATTCATAGTGTTAACTCTTATTTTTGTGATTTGATCTAGCATAGGATTTCCAGTATTAATAGTTCCCAAGTCTAGTATTAAAAAATCATGACCTAATCCTAATCTACCACCATCACCAAAAAGCAATGGTGAACATAGAATAATCCCTAAGGCAACACCCATCAGTCCTTCTAATTTGAAATAATTTGCAGCAGAAACTGCAATAGTAATACCCATAAAAAATGCAGATGACCTACCAGTAATATAAAGAATAATTCAACCAATTCCTGTATCAGTAATTAAAACTTGATTAGGTCCTGAAATTTTGAAAACAATATTTGGCATTACTCCAGTTTGAGTTAAAATAGCAATCATTGCTTGAATTAAACCAGTTCCAACCATTATAGGAATTATTTTTAACATAATTGCTGAAAACATAACTAAAAATCTTCTAAATAACGATATGTTTTCATTTTTTAAAGCTATAGAAGATTTTAAATTAAGTTCTTTATTATTTAATTTAATTACTTCATCTTTTAATTTATAAACATCTTGACCAATTACAATTTGCAATTCAGGTCCATTTCAAACAGTTTGTTTTACAATTGGTAAATTTTTAATATTATCAATATTTACAAGTTCTTTATTTTTAACACTAAACCTAAGTCTGGTCATACAATTATAGACCTCATTATAATTTATTTTACCACCAACAAATTTATTAATTAATTTTGCACTTTCTTCATACTTATTCGAAACATTAAAAAATTTAATGGGATCAATTGATTTCAAATCTTCTTTTTGTTTTTCTTTGAAATTATAAGATATTGTACAAATTAAATCTCCTTGCTTAATTTTTCCCAATTTTAAATTATTAATTTTATACTCCTCTAATTCATTTATAACAAATACAATTGGTGTTTCATTTGAAAAATTTTTACTCTCTAATAAATTTAAATCAACACTAAAAATATCACTATTTTTACTTACTTTGTCTCCTATTTTAAGTTTACTAGTAAATCCCTCTCCCTTTAAAGAGACTGTTTCCATTCCACAATGAATTAAAAATTGTAAGCCATTTATATCAAAACCATATGCATGATAGGTTTCAAAAACCATAGTTACTATTGCATTATCAAAAAAACCTTTAAAGT is part of the Spiroplasma cantharicola genome and encodes:
- a CDS encoding cation-translocating P-type ATPase, translated to MDENLLGSDKELEKQLETNIKKGLTTEEVTLKQQKYGKNELPKGKITPWYLIFLKTLVEPILLVLMGAAVISIIAPIISNKGHIEASEFIDAIVIFSIVLIDAILETVQTIKARKSMDALKSLSKPKTVVIRNDMQQEIDASELVPGDIVVLEAGKYVPAELRIIEANDLSIDESILTGESVSVDKTHLALKESTTILAEMKNIAFMSTFTTSGRAIGMVIKTGVETEIGKIAKSINENEEESTPLEKKLNSFTYWISGLSFILAILIFTTLFFSGDQKAWANYLMVAITLAIGVIPECLAAVVSITLSISTKKMVKQHVIIKKLQAVETLGNVNFICTDKTGTLTQNKMTVKKMIMDNKIIASKEYAKEKNDNHMDLFLKALVLCNDSVTEGSERIGDPTELALVDFAETIGYDEQDSRDVWQRIDEMPFDSERKMMTTVNTINKVNTAFTKGAIDQLLQRCSKIMIDNVVRDITEEDKKILLESANELSKDALRVLAFAYHLNYDKLKDKSDLEHDLVFLGAVGMIDPVRETAVNAVRLAHEAGIEVVMITGDHAVTALAIARDLDLAHSEYEVMTSNTLNQLDDKQLLRVIEQIKVFARVNPEHKVRIVDALKQKGNIVSMTGDGVNDAPSLSKADIGVAMGITGTDVAKQASDIILTDDNFETIIKGVNEGRNVYQKIKRAIAFVIGVNLANVLAIFILSVINTVSPLEATNILWMNLIVESIIALSMGMGSNDPTLMKIKPIKGKNSLFKGLGYTLFKIILFTTIASIGAYYFGMMFVTEDYLKEILGDQYNPSLSWHQALRSNEYSVEQKIEIGDFGRTAMFVTITCAPCFYANFIKLSNWKADKKINLIINKPLWIASMIAVLVNLIVIFIPGFNEKILNLASVNSYNSNNWYLILGALGISLIPVIFMLLLDAITFLIYHYKPEPWRRNRILAQELVELDIQNEKRKRRSKKKPS
- a CDS encoding glucose PTS transporter subunit IIA translates to MEINLYSPVDGEVKKIEDCKDSMFADRILGDGLVIIPKTNNFKGFFDNAIVTMVFETYHAYGFDINGLQFLIHCGMETVSLKGEGFTSKLKIGDKVSKNSDIFSVDLNLLESKNFSNETPIVFVINELEEYKINNLKLGKIKQGDLICTISYNFKEKQKEDLKSIDPIKFFNVSNKYEESAKLINKFVGGKINYNEVYNCMTRLRFSVKNKELVNIDNIKNLPIVKQTVWNGPELQIVIGQDVYKLKDEVIKLNNKELNLKSSIALKNENISLFRRFLVMFSAIMLKIIPIMVGTGLIQAMIAILTQTGVMPNIVFKISGPNQVLITDTGIGWIILYITGRSSAFFMGITIAVSAANYFKLEGLMGVALGIILCSPLLFGDGGRLGLGHDFLILDLGTINTGNPMLDQITKIRVNTMNTKIFVIIAAIYTAKKLDTWLKRVIPVALELMFRPFIVIIVVSPLAFFGYGIVWNFIETLFGSLIFYLGKIPLGIGVGIFTAIWQIAVIFGIHGMLGMITMLDHISNGGQSIYGVGPSISIWAQVGALIGVIIITQNAKLKKEAIGMLPAGFLGITEPILYGINLPKKRPLLSGAIAAFFAGAIANIMGVTQRSQSGLGVFAAIGYFSDPVFNGVGKLDPVTNGLIYLVMCLFSISLAICLSMLTYKERASEKTLLARTFKNLATFSLLELNLNKNELITLKKELKLNLNLLDKNTLKLIKSVEKNIQKWIKLKEKLNSIISKEEFQKEKIIEKGKKMVSLNQLDKASILIKKYNKINNSEKINFLKLEIDKQYQIIDFVNLNNVLETINMNIVKNIHNSKFIDKKVEKEIEPIIFNNLNIVQIHYGLLQNKISNINLNELIEEKISAKKVLKTI
- a CDS encoding MOLPALP family lipoprotein; the encoded protein is MKKLLSLIGAITLMASPIGAVVACGNKNTTEKEKPDEVEDNFESAERQDTISKLMSQYAKSLYLNQKELSDGETHFSSKYMMENNVRNEYLKTLKLTEFNDSEGVESNDKFYKVADKYFNTKDLLASDLKISDNVYQDYVLDPSAADEGIVDIIKNTLPTVLSLMSDPTTLQQLLGVVASNPSMISSIISPDLLKTLGKVLNQENLKLLENAFSNKIYENMNYQTALDSSMIGLSNAVEKLVKGNVTKLSYETQAEVEQNIDSATSSLAENISNLMNGSVELKLDLIANIDSIAEIIRFVRTLVVYMEQFSYEEMTSSVLTLEKIEEKRSQIFNSNSLDIKELLKKLNYMVNEDLNGVVFKNYIGILFATNSKNFSIGKQFTENVNDGLMGLLSKVAVIAMKQESINIIISKVYVNAMVRSIINGGINSSYGGSLFSTVIGALVSMPGILPSPVKELMQKITSVSGEGKKFKNDWIGYLWNNTNENFNFSIRDLLAKPMNEINLSGLLGNESNSKFEHEENQNKAVKRFNEAKPSSLNFLAKKSLKELVIELNTQFNSITKSTVNFSDLGELIARLAKDSTLEKALNDIENMFEILGYNSDGTLKNGSVFEQLFKILNDEDQLIGKMSDILSKWIEESNQEINDLKTEAEELFKKLTVKTQIKSVNNFRYTINDGNTETIFDIAMKYKNKKLIVSEINLITQ
- a CDS encoding serine hydroxymethyltransferase, with the protein product MKMSPIIEESLKKELKRQQDHIELIASENYVSNEVLKLTGSVLTNKYAEGYPGKRYYGGCRYIDEIESYGIELAKKIFKAEHANIQPHSGSQANEAAYRTLINPGDTVLSMSLDAGGHLTHGYPINFSGQLYNFVFYKVNKKTEEIDFKEISDLAIKHKPKLILAGASSYTKIIDFKRFKEIADSVGAYFMVDMAHIAGLVAGGVHPNPCEYADVVTTTTHKTLRGARGGLILCKEKFAKKLDSTVFPGVQGGPLENQIAGKTQALFEADSEEFKEYANQIIINAKHLANTLSKNGLRLVANGTENHTIIVEVKESIGITGKEAESILEAIGIISNKNMIPFDKEKPVHTSGIRLGTPAMTTRGFKEAEFEQVGNIIASVLKNHSEENLKILQKEVKDLCDKFPIYTNL
- a CDS encoding SGNH/GDSL hydrolase family protein encodes the protein MKKLLLTLSSISLLTVSSSTVIACIPNATDINFDFDKNIGTQFDTRNAKDTSDDKTKHKGFSNFFTLGDSLSDQGGLQTIVKDQFNINLRMSGEYIGGFSNGLTTAALINQELAFSTQEFKSSNLVHKPEIELNQQKVWGKNYSVGGATAYETKGATSLLLGNTGIYKQAQALVEQQVIHDDDLFLVEIGGNDMFAILDNLNNSNKREEIMQNALLNIKNALYTLLNNGAKKLVFLSPPDMTLIPRYYKINQATKEIIKMIGDDFNYEISKIIKIANKMYNDSILFFDLYTRFSEITQEFKNSGANKNITEELCDSTTSDLSGIDITNFELKATVKEKNVGKEEDFFFLDYVHPTKNGHQFAKKIIFNEIEKKWNQK